In Helianthus annuus cultivar XRQ/B chromosome 8, HanXRQr2.0-SUNRISE, whole genome shotgun sequence, a single genomic region encodes these proteins:
- the LOC110872009 gene encoding protein DETOXIFICATION 12-like, whose translation MEEGLILKPNDNRLTITWHVLVEEMKKLGLIAGPMTAVTLSQYLLQVISVMMVGHVGELSLSSTSIAISISIVTGFSLLSGMSSALETLCGQAYGAQQYTKVGTLTYTAIFSLLIVCIPLAILWRYTESLLILLGQSPLISHEAGNYLTYLIPALFAYAILQPLVRYFQMQSMLIPMLASSLVALCIHIILCWALVYKTGLGNIGAAVSMGVALWSNTVFLLLYMKYSPLCAKTHSPISVEVFHGMKQFFSFAIPSAVMICLEWWSFELLVLLSGLLPNPELETSVLSICLNTIDTLYAITYGFAAALSTRVSNELGAGNPRGARVAVNAIMILAVVETSIVSMIVFFNRHIFGYIFTNEKEVVDYVTKITPLLCVNIIMDSLQGNFSGIARGVGWQHLGAYVNLAAFYFVGIPVGAFLGFYTSLRGEGLWIGILVGVIIQVILLSVVTFCTDYEKQATKARERLFEEECSREDITM comes from the exons ATGGAAGAAGGATTGATCCTGAAGCCAAATGATAACAGATTAACAATAACATGGCACGTCTTGGTGGAGGAGATGAAGAAACTAGGACTTATTGCGGGCCCGATGACGGCGGTAACTCTGTCACAGTACTTGTTGCAGGTTATCTCCGTCATGATGGTCGGTCATGTCGgcgaactttctctctctagcaccTCCATTGCCATCTCCATCTCCATCGTCACGGGTTTCAGCTTACTC TCGGGAATGTCTAGTGCACTAGAAACTTTATGTGGACAGGCTTACGGAGCTCAACAATACACAAAAGTTGGAACTCTGACTTACACCGCTATTTTCTCACTTTTAATTGTTTGCATTCCTCTTGCAATCCTTTGGAGATACACAGAATCATTACTCATTTtattgggccaaagcccattgaTTTCACATGAAGCTGGGAATTATCTCACCTACCTCATTCCTGCACTTTTTGCTTATGCAATTCTTCAACCACTTGTTAGATATTTCCAAATGCAAAGCATGCTTATACCCATGCTTGCCAGCTCATTAGTTGCTTTATGCATACACATTATTCTTTGTTGGGCCCTTGTGTATAAAACTGGATTGGGAAACATTGGAGCAGCAGTGTCAATGGGGGTTGCCTTGTGGTCAAACACTGTTTTCCTCTTGTTGTACATGAAGTACTCCCCTTTGTGTGCGAAAACGCATTCTCCAATCTCGGTTGAAGTGTTTCATGGGATGAAACAGTTCTTCAGCTTTGCTATCCCGTCAGCTGTCATGATTTG TCTCGAATGGTGGTCTTTCGAGTTACTCGTATTGCTTTCTGGGCTTCTGCCTAATCCGGAGCTTGAAACCTCAGTTCTTTCCATTTG TCTCAATACTATTGATACACTCTATGCAATCACATACGGATTTGCTGCTGCTCTAAG CACAAGAGTCTCGAATGAACTTGGAGCGGGAAATCCAAGAGGAGCGCGTGTGGCAGTTAACGCCATCATGATCCTTGCAGTTGTCGAGACAAGTATAGTCAGCATGATTGTATTTTTCAATAGGCACATTTTTGGGTACATTTTCACAAATGAAAAAGAAGTTGTTGATTATGTGACAAAAATCACCCCTCTTCTATGTGTAAACATCATAATGGATAGTTTACAAGGAAACTTTTCAG GTATTGCAAGGGGTGTGGGATGGCAACATTTAGGGGCGTATGTGAATCTTGCTGCCTTTTATTTTGTCGGCATCCCGGTTGGTGCTTTTTTAGGGTTCTACACCTCACTAAGAGGAGAGGGCTTGTGGATCGGAATACTAGTTGGCGTCATCATTCAAGTTATTCTACTTTCAGTTGTTACGTTTTGTACGGATTATGAAAAACAG GCAACAAAGGCAAGGGAGAGACTATTTGAGGAAGAATGCTCAAGAGAAGATATAACAATGTGA
- the LOC110869530 gene encoding protein DETOXIFICATION 12-like: TVINVCVNSICNVCSLEWWSFELLVLLSGLLPNPELETSVLSICLNTIDTLYAITYGFAAAVSTRVSNELGAGNPRGARVAVNAIMILAVVETSIVSMIVFFNRHIFGYIFTNEKEVVDYVTKITPLLCVNIIMDSLQGNFSGIARGVGWQHLGAYVNLAAFYFVGIPVGAFLGFYTSLRGEGLWIGILVGVIIQVILLSVVTFCTDYEKQATKARGRLFEEECSREDTTM, from the exons acagTGATTAATGTTTGTGTGAATTCGATTTGTAACGTTTGTAGTCTCGAATGGTGGTCTTTCGAGTTACTCGTATTGCTTTCTGGGCTTCTGCCTAATCCGGAGCTTGAAACTTCAGTTCTTTCCATTTG TCTCAATACTATTGATACACTCTATGCAATCACATACGGATTTGCTGCTGCTGTAAG CACAAGAGTCTCGAATGAACTTGGAGCGGGAAATCCAAGAGGAGCGCGTGTGGCAGTTAACGCCATCATGATCCTTGCAGTTGTCGAGACAAGTATAGTCAGCATGATTGTATTTTTCAATAGGCACATTTTTGGGTACATTTTCACAAATGAAAAAGAAGTTGTTGATTATGTGACAAAAATCACCCCTCTTCTATGTGTAAACATCATAATGGATAGTTTACAAGGAAACTTTTCAG GTATTGCAAGGGGTGTGGGATGGCAACATTTAGGGGCGTACGTGAATCTTGCTGCCTTTTATTTTGTTGGCATCCCGGTTGGTGCTTTTTTAGGGTTCTACACCTCACTAAGAGGAGAGGGCTTGTGGATCGGAATACTAGTTGGCGTCATCATTCAAGTTATTCTACTTTCAGTTGTTACATTTTGTACGGATTATGAAAAACAG GCAACAAAGGCAAGGGGGAGACTATTTGAGGAAGAATGCTCAAGAGAAGATACAACAATGTGA
- the LOC110872005 gene encoding protein DETOXIFICATION 12: MEEGLILKPKDNRPTWRVLAEEMKKLGFIAAPMMAVTLSQFLLQYISIMMVGHLGELSLSSTSIAISLSSVTGFSLLMGMSSALETLCGQAYGAQQYTKVGVQTYTAIFSLLIVCIPLAFVWRYTESLLLLMGQSASISYEAGKFITCLIPALFAYAILQPLVRYFQMQSMLLPVLASSIAALCLHIPLCWALVYRTGLGNIGAAVSMGVGLWSNVVFLLLYMKYSPSCAKTRSPISVDVFYGMKQFFSFAIPSAVMLCLQWWSNEFIILISGLLPNPELETSVLSICLSTIAIVYAIPYGFAAGVSTRVSNELGAGNARGARVAVNAIMILAVVETTIVAMIVFFNRHIFGYIFTNEKEVVDHVTKITPFLCVSIVMDGLQGTFSGVARGVGWQHLGAYTNLGAFYLVGIPVAIVLGFCTSLKGEGLWIGILIGAIVQVISLSVITLCTNYEKQATKARERLSEEECALL, translated from the exons ATGGAAGAAGGATTGATCCTCAAGCCTAAAGATAACAGACCAACATGGCGCGTGTTGGCGGAGGAGATGAAGAAATTAGGATTTATTGCAGCGCCGATGATGGCGGTAACTCTATCGCAGTTCCTTTTACAGTATATCTCCATCATGATGGTCGGTCATCTcggagaactttctctctctagcaccTCCATTGCCATCTCCCTCTCAAGCGTCACCGGTTTCAGCCTACTC ATGGGAATGTCTAGCGCACTAGAAACATTATGTGGACAGGCTTACGGAGCTCAACAATACACAAAAGTTGGAGTTCAGACTTACACTGCTATTTTCTCACTTTTGATTGTTTGCATTCCTCTTGCGTTTGTTTGGAGATACACCGAATCATTGCTCCTTCTTATGGGCCAAAGCGCTTCGATATCATATGAAGCTGGGAAATTCATCACCTGCCTCATTCCTGCGCTTTTTGCTTACGCAATTCTTCAACCGCTCGTTAGATATTTCCAAATGCAAAGCATGTTGTTACCCGTGCTTGCCAGCTCGATAGCTGCTTTGTGCCTACACATTCCTCTTTGTTGGGCCCTTGTGTATAGAACCGGACTGGGAAACATTGGAGCAGCAGTGTCAATGGGGGTTGGCTTGTGGTCAAACGTTGTTTTCCTCTTGTTATACATGAAGTACTCCCCTTCATGTGCGAAAACGCGTTCTCCAATCTCAGTTGACGTGTTTTACGGGATGAAACAGTTCTTCAGCTTTGCTATCCCGTCAGCTGTCATGCTTTG CCTCCAATGGTGGTCCAATGAGTTTATAATATTGATTTCTGGGCTTCTACCAAATCCAGAGCTTGAAACTTCAGTGCTTTCTATTTG TCTCAGTACTATTGCTATAGTCTATGCTATACCATATGGATTTGCTGCTGGTGTAAG CACACGAGTCTCGAATGAACTTGGAGCAGGGAATGCAAGAGGGGCGCGTGTGGCAGTTAACGCCATCATGATCCTTGCAGTTGTTGAGACAACTATAGTCGCCATGATTGTTTTTTTCAACAGACACATTTTCGGGTACATTTTCACAAATGAAAAAGAAGTTGTCGATCATGTCACAAAAATCACCCCTTTTCTGTGTGTAAGCATCGTAATGGATGGTCTACAAGGAACCTTTTCAG GTGTTGCAAGGGGTGTGGGATGGCAACATTTAGGGGCGTACACGAATCTTGGTGCCTTTTATCTTGTTGGAATTCCCGTTGCTATCGTTTTAGGATTTTGCACCTCATTAAAAGGAGAGGGCTTATGGATCGGAATACTAATCGGTGCCATCGTTCAAGTTATTTCACTTTCAGTTATCACACTTTGTACAAATTATGAAAAACAG GCAACAAAGGCAAGGGAGAGACTATCGGAGGAAGAATGCGCTTTACTGTGA
- the LOC110872010 gene encoding protein DETOXIFICATION 16 — protein MIKEQAKAVQDPLIQRQYDDQNLTEHEDEDEDGDLRTQVIVEVKKQIGLAGPLIAVSLLQYCLEVISIMFAGHLGQLPLSSASMATSFASFTGFSVLLGMGSALETLCGQAYGAKQYHMLGIQMQRAMITLTALCIPLAIIWFYTTTIFIALGQDEEISIGAGNFIRWMIPCLFAYALLQCLNRFLQTQNIVVPMMTMSGVTALLHIFICWALVYKLGLGIKGAALANTISNWINVVLLGVYVKLSPTCKHTWTGFSKEAMNDLLSFLKLAVPSAVMICFEYWSFDMVVLLSGLLPNPKLETSVLSISLNTCWMVYMISVGLGGAISTRVSNELGAARPEAARLAVIVVVVIAILEGLVVGSITILVRRVWGRLYSDDEEVINYVATMMPLLALSDFLDGFQCVLSGAARGCGWQNICAVINLGAYYIVGIPCALLFAFVLHVGGMGLWMGVICALSIQVVALIAINLSTNWTDEAWKAICRVQTSNAIE, from the exons AGTTATTGTTGAAGTGAAAAAGCAGATAGGATTAGCAGGGCCATTGATAGCAGTTAGCTTGTTGCAGTACTGTTTGGAAGTTATATCAATCATGTTTGCTGGTCATCTTGGTCAACTTCCTCTCTCCAGTGCTTCTATGGCCACATCTTTTGCTTCATTCACTGGCTTCAGTGTCTTG TTAGGAATGGGAAGTGCATTGGAAACGCTATGCGGACAAGCGTATGGAGCTAAACAATATCACATGCTCGGGATTCAAATGCAAAGAGCAATGATCACTCTAACAGCCTTATGCATTCCTTTAGCAATCATTTGGTTCTACACAACCACAATCTTCATAGCCCTTGGTCAGGACGAAGAAATATCGATCGGGGCAGGAAATTTTATTCGTTGGATGATTCCATGTTTATTCGCATACGCTTTACTTCAATGTCTAAACAGATTTCTTCAAACACAAAACATTGTAGTTCCTATGATGACTATGTCGGGTGTTACAGCTTTATTACATATATTTATATGTTGGGCGTTAGTGTATAAACTCGGGCTTGGAATCAAAGGGGCTGCATTGGCTAATACTATATCGAACTGGATAAATGTCGTTTTGTTGGGAGTTTATGTGAAACTGTCTCCTACTTGTAAACACACGTGGACCGGTTTTTCAAAAGAAGCCATGAATGATCTTCTTAGTTTCCTTAAACTTGCGGTTCCTTCGGCAGTTATGATTTG CTTTGAATATTGGTCGTTCGATATGGTTGTTTTGTTATCCGGTCTTCTCCCAAATCCAAAGTTGGAGACATCTGTATTATCGATCAG CCTTAATACATGTTGGATGGTCTACATGATCTCAGTGGGTCTTGGTGGAGCAATAAG TACACGAGTTTCAAATGAATTAGGGGCTGCAAGACCTGAAGCTGCCCGTTTGGCGGTCATTGTCGTTGTTGTAATCGCAATTTTGGAGGGCTTGGTAGTTGGAAGCATTACCATTCTCGTACGTCGTGTTTGGGGAAGGTTATATAGCGACGACGAAGAAGTTATCAACTACGTTGCAACGATGATGCCATTGCTTGCATTGTCAGATTTCTTGGATGGATTCCAGTGTGTTCTTTCAG GGGCTGCTAGAGGATGTGGGTGGCAAAATATTTGTGCAGTTATCAATCTTGGAGCTTATTACATTGTGGGAATTCCTTGTGCATTGCTCTTTGCTTTTGTCCTACATGTAGGAGGCATg GGGCTATGGATGGGCGTTATCTGTGCACTTTCTATCCAAGTTGTAGCACTCATTGCTATTAATTTGTCTACTAATTGGACCGACGAG GCGTGGAAAGCGATTTGCAGAGTTCAAACAAGCAATGCTATTGAATGA